The Streptomyces achromogenes genome window below encodes:
- a CDS encoding bifunctional uroporphyrinogen-III C-methyltransferase/uroporphyrinogen-III synthase has translation MSPTALPAAGPEHGHVTFLGAGPGDPGLLTLRAVEALAHADVLVAEHEVLDVVRTHARPGVAVVNADAGPSPDPLALTGAPRPTIVDGTSTTAEAPAVRDAAHLVMEAARGGRRVVRAVSGDPGLDTYAAEEMLACAAAGVPFEVVPGIAAAVGVPAYAGVPLRDAQGADVRFVDARTASDRCWTEVGASDGTVVVSTTLDSVASAAGELVSAGRKPDTPMTVTVAGTTTRQRTWSATLGTIAQTLKQAKVLPSPEGGRPVIVVVGERSAPAQRHQLSWFESKPLFGWKVLVPRTKEQAVSLSDQLRSYGAVPHEVPTIAVEPPRTPQQMERAVKGLVTGRYEWIAFTSVNAVKAVREKFEEYGLDARAFAGIKVAAVGEQTAKALIAFGVKPDLVPSGEQSAAGLLDDWPPYDPVFDPIDRVFLPRADIATETLVAGLIELGWEVDDVTAYRTVRASPPPAETREAIKGGGFDAVLFTSSSTVRNLVGIAGKPHNVTVIACIGPATAKTAEEHGLRVDVMAPEPSVHKLAEALADFGLRRRAAAQEAGDPVSRPSERRPGARRRRAT, from the coding sequence GTGAGCCCCACCGCCCTTCCAGCCGCCGGTCCTGAACACGGGCACGTCACCTTCCTGGGTGCCGGACCCGGGGATCCGGGGCTACTGACTCTGCGCGCCGTCGAGGCGCTGGCGCACGCGGACGTCCTCGTCGCCGAGCACGAGGTGCTCGACGTGGTGCGGACGCACGCCAGGCCGGGTGTCGCCGTCGTGAACGCGGACGCGGGTCCTTCGCCGGACCCGCTCGCGCTCACGGGCGCACCCCGCCCGACGATCGTTGACGGCACGTCAACAACCGCTGAGGCACCCGCTGTGCGCGATGCCGCACATCTTGTCATGGAGGCCGCGCGGGGCGGCAGGCGGGTCGTCCGTGCGGTGTCCGGGGACCCGGGACTGGATACGTACGCGGCGGAGGAAATGCTCGCGTGCGCGGCCGCCGGCGTTCCCTTCGAGGTGGTCCCCGGCATCGCGGCCGCCGTCGGCGTGCCCGCGTACGCCGGTGTGCCGCTGCGCGACGCGCAGGGCGCGGACGTCCGGTTCGTGGACGCGCGCACGGCCTCGGACCGCTGCTGGACCGAGGTCGGCGCCTCCGACGGCACGGTCGTCGTGTCGACGACCCTCGACTCGGTGGCCTCGGCCGCGGGCGAGCTGGTGTCGGCGGGCCGCAAGCCGGACACACCGATGACGGTCACCGTGGCCGGCACCACGACCCGGCAGCGGACGTGGTCGGCGACGCTGGGCACGATCGCCCAGACGCTGAAGCAGGCGAAGGTGCTGCCCTCCCCGGAGGGCGGCCGGCCGGTGATAGTGGTGGTCGGCGAGCGTTCCGCCCCCGCCCAGCGCCACCAGCTGTCGTGGTTCGAGTCCAAGCCGCTGTTCGGCTGGAAGGTCCTCGTGCCGCGCACGAAGGAGCAGGCGGTCTCGCTCTCCGACCAGCTGAGGTCGTACGGGGCCGTGCCGCACGAGGTGCCGACGATCGCCGTCGAGCCGCCGCGCACGCCCCAGCAGATGGAGCGCGCCGTCAAGGGCCTGGTGACCGGCCGCTACGAGTGGATCGCGTTCACCTCCGTCAACGCCGTCAAGGCGGTGCGGGAGAAGTTCGAGGAGTACGGGCTCGACGCGCGTGCCTTCGCGGGCATCAAGGTGGCCGCGGTGGGCGAGCAGACCGCGAAGGCGCTGATCGCCTTCGGCGTGAAGCCGGACCTGGTGCCGAGCGGCGAGCAGTCGGCCGCCGGGCTCCTCGATGACTGGCCGCCCTACGACCCCGTCTTCGACCCGATCGACCGGGTGTTCCTGCCGCGCGCCGACATCGCCACCGAGACCCTGGTGGCCGGGCTCATCGAGCTGGGCTGGGAGGTCGACGACGTGACCGCCTACCGGACCGTGCGGGCCTCGCCTCCGCCGGCCGAGACGCGCGAGGCGATCAAGGGCGGCGGTTTCGACGCCGTGCTCTTCACGTCGTCGTCCACCGTGCGCAACCTGGTGGGCATCGCGGGCAAGCCGCACAACGTCACCGTCATCGCGTGCATCGGCCCGGCGACCGCCAAGACGGCCGAGGAGCACGGGCTGCGGGTCGACGTGATGGCTCCCGAGCCGTCGGTGCACAAGCTCGCCGAGGCGCTGGCCGACTTCGGTCTGCGCCGGCGCGCGGCGGCCCAGGAGGCCGGGGACCCGGTCAGCCGCCCGAGCGAGCGCCGGCCGGGCGCGCGCCGGAGGCGGGCGACCTGA
- the hemB gene encoding porphobilinogen synthase: MTTYGSFPGTRPRRLRTTPVMRRMVAETRLHPADFILPAFVREGVSEPVPITAMPGVVQHTRDSLKKAALEAVEAGISGIMLFGVPEESKKDAVGTPGTDPEGILQVALRDVRAEVGDDLLVMSDLCLDETTDHGHCGVLDEEGRVDNDATLERYAEMAQVQADAGAHVVGPSGMMDGQIGVVRDALDQIGREDVSILAYTAKYASAFYGPFREAVGSSLKGDRKTYQQDPANLRESMRELALDLEEGADMVMVKPAGPYLDILARVADAVDVPVVAYQISGEYSMIEAAAEKGWIDRDRAILETLTGIKRAGARNILTYWATEAARKLR, encoded by the coding sequence ATGACGACGTACGGATCTTTTCCCGGGACGCGGCCCCGGCGGCTGCGCACCACTCCCGTCATGCGGCGCATGGTCGCGGAGACGCGCCTGCATCCGGCCGACTTCATCCTGCCCGCGTTCGTGCGGGAGGGCGTGAGCGAGCCGGTGCCGATCACGGCGATGCCGGGGGTCGTGCAGCACACGCGGGACAGTCTGAAGAAGGCCGCGCTGGAGGCCGTCGAGGCGGGGATCTCCGGGATCATGCTGTTCGGCGTGCCGGAGGAGTCCAAGAAGGACGCTGTCGGGACGCCGGGGACCGACCCGGAGGGGATTCTGCAGGTCGCCCTGCGGGACGTCCGCGCCGAGGTGGGGGACGACCTGCTCGTCATGTCCGACCTGTGCCTGGACGAGACGACCGACCACGGGCACTGCGGCGTGCTGGACGAGGAGGGACGCGTCGACAACGACGCCACCCTCGAGCGGTACGCGGAGATGGCGCAGGTGCAGGCCGACGCCGGCGCCCACGTGGTCGGGCCCAGCGGGATGATGGACGGGCAGATCGGCGTCGTCCGCGACGCGCTCGACCAGATCGGGCGGGAGGACGTCTCGATCCTCGCGTACACCGCCAAGTACGCGTCCGCCTTCTACGGGCCGTTCCGGGAGGCCGTCGGCTCCTCGCTGAAGGGCGACCGCAAGACCTACCAGCAGGACCCGGCCAACCTCCGCGAGTCGATGCGCGAGCTCGCCCTCGACCTGGAGGAGGGCGCGGACATGGTCATGGTCAAGCCGGCCGGCCCCTACCTCGACATCCTCGCCCGGGTCGCCGACGCCGTGGACGTGCCGGTCGTCGCCTACCAGATCTCGGGCGAGTACTCGATGATCGAGGCCGCCGCCGAGAAGGGCTGGATCGACCGCGACCGGGCGATCCTGGAGACGCTGACCGGGATCAAGCGGGCCGGCGCCCGGAACATCCTCACCTACTGGGCCACCGAGGCGGCCCGGAAACTGCGCTAG
- a CDS encoding redox-sensing transcriptional repressor Rex — protein sequence MATGRTHRPATRSRGIPEATVARLPLYLRALTALSERSVPTVSSEELAAAAGVNSAKLRKDFSYLGSYGTRGVGYDVEYLVYQISRELGLTQDWPVVIVGIGNLGAALANYGGFASRGFRVAALIDADPAMAGKQVAGIAVQHSDGLEKIISENGVSIGVITTPPGVAQQVCDRLVAAGITSILNFAPTVLSVPDGVDVRKVDLSIELQILAFHEQRKAVEEAAASDAAAPAPAGHDASTDQGPDGDVPAVMPA from the coding sequence GTGGCAACTGGCCGAACTCACCGACCGGCGACCCGTAGCCGAGGGATTCCCGAGGCCACCGTCGCCCGGCTTCCGCTGTACCTCCGCGCGCTGACCGCACTGTCGGAGCGCTCGGTGCCCACGGTCTCCTCCGAGGAGCTCGCGGCCGCCGCGGGCGTCAACTCCGCGAAGCTGCGCAAGGACTTCTCCTACCTGGGCTCCTACGGAACCCGCGGTGTCGGCTACGACGTCGAGTACCTCGTCTACCAGATCTCACGTGAGCTGGGCCTCACCCAGGACTGGCCGGTCGTCATCGTCGGCATCGGAAACCTCGGCGCGGCGCTCGCCAACTACGGCGGGTTCGCCTCGCGCGGGTTCCGGGTCGCGGCGCTCATCGACGCCGACCCCGCGATGGCCGGGAAGCAGGTCGCCGGGATCGCCGTGCAGCACAGCGACGGCCTGGAGAAGATCATCTCCGAGAACGGCGTCTCCATCGGCGTCATCACGACCCCGCCGGGCGTCGCCCAGCAGGTCTGCGACCGGCTCGTGGCCGCCGGCATCACCTCCATCCTGAACTTCGCGCCGACCGTGCTGTCCGTGCCCGACGGCGTCGACGTGCGCAAGGTCGACCTCTCCATCGAGCTGCAGATCCTCGCCTTCCACGAGCAGCGCAAGGCCGTCGAGGAGGCCGCGGCGAGCGACGCCGCCGCCCCCGCGCCGGCCGGCCACGACGCCTCCACCGACCAGGGACCCGACGGGGACGTGCCCGCCGTGATGCCGGCATGA
- a CDS encoding HAD family hydrolase — protein sequence MAALGWLTPRRRSATARSVLAGEASAEAARKSTQEALDSQDALDTSGREPQFPVHGDAMAAAFFDLDNTVMQGAALFHFGRGLYKRKFFETRDLVRFAWQQAWFRLAGVEDPEHMQEARDSALSIVQGHRVSELMSIGEEIYDEYMAERIWPGTRALAQAHLDAGQKVWLVTAAPVEIAQVIARRLGLTGALGTVAESVDGVYTGKLVGEPLHGPAKAEAVRALAAAENLDLSRCAAYSDSHNDIPMLSLVGHPYAINPDAKLRKHAHSLDWRLRDYRTGRKAAKVGIPAAAGVGAVAGGTAAAIALHRRRR from the coding sequence ATGGCCGCTCTAGGATGGCTCACTCCCCGTAGGCGTTCCGCCACGGCGCGGAGCGTGTTGGCAGGCGAGGCCTCGGCCGAGGCAGCCCGCAAGTCCACCCAGGAAGCCCTGGACTCCCAGGACGCCCTGGACACCTCAGGCCGGGAACCGCAGTTCCCGGTGCACGGCGACGCGATGGCCGCCGCCTTCTTCGACCTCGACAACACCGTGATGCAGGGCGCCGCGCTCTTCCACTTCGGCCGCGGCCTCTACAAACGGAAGTTCTTCGAGACCCGCGATCTGGTCCGCTTCGCCTGGCAGCAGGCGTGGTTCCGGCTGGCCGGCGTCGAGGATCCCGAGCACATGCAGGAGGCCCGCGACTCGGCCCTGTCGATCGTCCAGGGCCACCGCGTCTCCGAGCTGATGTCGATCGGCGAGGAGATCTACGACGAGTACATGGCCGAGCGCATCTGGCCGGGCACCCGCGCCCTGGCCCAGGCCCACCTGGACGCCGGCCAGAAGGTGTGGTTGGTCACAGCCGCCCCGGTGGAGATCGCCCAGGTGATCGCCCGCCGGCTCGGCCTCACCGGCGCGCTGGGCACGGTCGCGGAGTCGGTCGACGGCGTCTACACCGGCAAGCTGGTGGGCGAGCCCCTGCACGGACCCGCCAAGGCGGAGGCGGTGCGCGCGCTGGCGGCGGCGGAGAACCTGGACCTCTCGCGCTGCGCCGCGTACAGCGACTCCCACAACGACATCCCGATGCTCTCGCTGGTCGGCCACCCCTACGCCATCAACCCGGACGCCAAGCTGCGCAAGCACGCCCACAGTCTGGACTGGCGGCTGCGCGACTACCGCACCGGCCGCAAGGCGGCGAAGGTCGGCATCCCCGCGGCGGCGGGCGTCGGCGCGGTGGCCGGCGGCACGGCGGCGGCGATCGCGCTGCACCGGCGCCGGCGCTGA
- a CDS encoding glutamyl-tRNA reductase — protein MSLLVVGLSHRSAPVSVLERASLSTDAQFKLLQDTVAAEPATEAAVLATCNRIELYADVDKFHAGVAELSTLLAQHSGVGIEELTPYLYVHYEDRAVHHFFSVACGLDSMVVGEGQILGQIKDSLARAQELHTAGRLLNDLFQQALRVGKRAHSETGIDRAGQSLVTFGLEQLATGEDVTGWARGKRALVIGAGSMSSLAAATLARAGVAEIVVANRTLDRAERLAQILAEAGGTDVSARAVPMESVPAELTCADLAVSCTGATGLVLTAEAVAAAVEGRTGAPAAFDEQSATPDVRPLPHTSAGADENCPLDLAAVQQSAVQQAGFSVMGEAAVAGMDAATLEQHAAWVDNATVDRRLAARRSPETDAELITALAATAAAVGRIPERRRPEPVATPTRPQPVLFLLDLAMPRDVDPAAHRLAGVRLVDIESLSEASADAPMAADVDQVRRIVADEVAAFGAAQRAAHITPTVVALRAMAADVVAGEIARLDGRLPGLDDKHRAEITQTVKRVVDKLLHAPTVRVKQLAAEPGGAGYADALRTLFDLDQETVAAVSRAEDSTEKNAQNRGPA, from the coding sequence ATGAGCCTCCTCGTCGTCGGACTGAGCCACCGCAGCGCCCCGGTGAGCGTGCTGGAGCGCGCCTCGCTGTCCACGGACGCCCAGTTCAAGCTGCTCCAGGACACGGTCGCCGCCGAACCGGCCACCGAGGCCGCCGTCCTCGCCACCTGCAACCGGATCGAGCTGTACGCCGACGTGGACAAGTTCCACGCGGGCGTCGCCGAGCTCTCCACGCTGCTCGCCCAGCACAGCGGCGTCGGCATCGAGGAGCTCACTCCCTATCTCTACGTGCACTACGAGGACCGCGCCGTCCACCACTTCTTCTCGGTGGCCTGCGGGCTGGACTCCATGGTCGTCGGCGAGGGGCAGATCCTCGGGCAGATCAAGGACTCGCTGGCCCGGGCGCAGGAGCTGCACACCGCCGGACGGCTGCTGAACGACCTGTTCCAGCAGGCCCTCAGGGTCGGCAAGCGCGCGCACTCCGAGACCGGCATCGACCGCGCCGGGCAGTCCCTGGTCACCTTCGGCCTGGAGCAGCTCGCCACCGGCGAGGACGTGACCGGGTGGGCGCGGGGCAAGCGGGCCCTCGTCATCGGCGCGGGTTCCATGTCGTCGCTGGCCGCCGCCACGCTCGCGCGGGCCGGGGTCGCCGAGATCGTGGTCGCCAACCGCACCCTCGACCGGGCCGAGCGGCTCGCCCAGATACTGGCGGAGGCCGGCGGCACGGACGTGTCGGCCCGCGCGGTACCGATGGAATCGGTGCCGGCCGAGCTGACATGTGCCGACCTGGCCGTCTCCTGCACCGGCGCGACGGGCCTGGTCCTGACGGCGGAAGCGGTCGCCGCCGCCGTCGAGGGCCGCACCGGGGCGCCCGCCGCCTTCGACGAACAGAGCGCGACCCCGGACGTACGGCCGCTGCCGCACACCTCGGCCGGCGCCGACGAGAACTGCCCGCTCGACCTGGCCGCCGTGCAGCAGTCCGCCGTGCAGCAGGCCGGCTTCTCCGTGATGGGGGAGGCCGCCGTCGCCGGCATGGACGCGGCCACGCTGGAGCAGCACGCCGCCTGGGTCGACAACGCGACCGTGGACCGCCGGCTCGCCGCCCGCCGCAGCCCCGAGACCGACGCCGAGCTGATCACAGCGCTCGCCGCGACCGCCGCCGCCGTCGGCCGCATCCCCGAGCGCCGCAGGCCCGAGCCGGTCGCCACGCCGACGCGGCCGCAGCCCGTCCTCTTCCTGCTCGACCTCGCGATGCCGCGGGACGTCGACCCGGCCGCGCACCGCCTCGCCGGGGTGCGGCTGGTCGACATCGAGTCGCTCTCCGAGGCCTCCGCCGACGCGCCGATGGCCGCCGACGTCGACCAGGTGCGGCGGATCGTCGCCGACGAGGTCGCCGCCTTCGGCGCCGCACAGCGGGCCGCGCACATCACCCCGACCGTGGTCGCGCTGCGCGCCATGGCCGCCGACGTCGTGGCGGGCGAGATCGCCCGGCTCGACGGGCGGCTGCCCGGCCTGGACGACAAGCACCGGGCGGAGATCACGCAGACCGTGAAGCGCGTCGTCGACAAGCTGCTGCACGCGCCGACCGTCCGGGTCAAGCAGCTCGCGGCCGAGCCCGGCGGCGCCGGGTACGCGGACGCGCTGCGGACCCTGTTCGACCTCGACCAGGAGACGGTGGCCGCCGTGTCCCGGGCCGAGGACAGCACCGAGAAGAACGCACAGAACCGAGGGCCGGCATGA
- a CDS encoding DUF5667 domain-containing protein, translated as MIANVSAHRRANAFAQALEEQSAQGTAAEQTEGSPPAPAAADQTGQGQLLALATSLAELPKPELDPEVKVVQRAQLVAAMEAMLQAGTAGGEAADLSVPEQRSHRGKGTHRAGPLGKFRPRSRLARGLTAGGLSVGVAAGAFGGVAAASSDALPGDGLYGLKRGIEDFKLNYLADGDDERGRTYLDQASTRLGEARRLMERGRSGDLDHESLGEIRRALNGMQHDASEGHRLLHEAYAHNPDSLGPIQALEAFSRSHREAWGALRERLPVQLGDVSQQVSSVFDAIDDEVAPLQSLLPRPPAPGGRDTRHGTGSASTGSSSDTGRGTAPGGGKDTSDDTGGDTGSPSRSATSGTDDDGLLGGNTGGLLDPPKDTGGTAPTTTPPLTRPDVTLPPLLPGLLPGLGIDGEDAE; from the coding sequence GTGATCGCGAACGTATCGGCGCACCGGCGGGCGAACGCCTTCGCCCAGGCCCTGGAGGAGCAGTCCGCCCAGGGCACGGCGGCCGAGCAGACCGAAGGATCACCGCCGGCGCCCGCCGCTGCGGACCAGACCGGGCAGGGCCAGCTGCTGGCCCTCGCCACGAGTCTCGCCGAGCTGCCCAAGCCGGAACTCGATCCCGAGGTCAAGGTCGTCCAGCGGGCCCAGTTGGTCGCAGCGATGGAGGCCATGCTGCAGGCTGGCACCGCGGGAGGCGAGGCAGCGGACCTGTCGGTCCCCGAACAGCGATCCCACCGGGGCAAGGGCACACACAGGGCCGGCCCGCTGGGCAAGTTCCGGCCACGTTCCCGCCTCGCCAGGGGCCTCACCGCGGGCGGCCTCAGCGTCGGCGTCGCGGCGGGAGCCTTCGGCGGGGTCGCCGCGGCGAGCTCCGACGCCCTGCCCGGCGACGGGCTGTACGGGCTGAAGCGCGGGATCGAGGACTTCAAGCTCAACTACCTGGCCGACGGGGACGACGAACGCGGTCGCACCTACCTCGACCAGGCCTCCACCCGGCTCGGCGAGGCCCGTAGGCTCATGGAACGGGGCCGCAGCGGCGACCTCGACCACGAATCCCTCGGCGAGATCCGGCGCGCCCTGAACGGCATGCAGCACGACGCGTCGGAAGGCCATCGCCTCCTCCACGAGGCGTACGCGCACAACCCCGACTCGCTGGGCCCCATCCAGGCCCTCGAGGCGTTCTCGCGCTCGCACCGCGAGGCGTGGGGTGCCCTGCGCGAGCGGCTCCCGGTCCAGCTCGGGGACGTCAGTCAGCAGGTCTCGTCGGTCTTCGACGCCATAGACGACGAGGTCGCCCCGCTGCAGTCCCTGCTCCCGCGGCCCCCCGCCCCGGGCGGCCGTGACACCCGTCACGGCACCGGGTCGGCGTCCACCGGCAGCTCCTCGGACACCGGTCGCGGGACCGCGCCGGGCGGCGGCAAGGACACCTCCGACGACACCGGGGGCGACACCGGCAGCCCCAGCAGGTCCGCCACGTCCGGGACGGACGACGACGGCCTCCTCGGCGGCAACACCGGCGGCCTCCTCGACCCCCCGAAGGACACCGGCGGCACCGCCCCGACCACCACCCCGCCCCTCACCCGGCCCGACGTCACCCTCCCGCCGCTCCTCCCGGGCCTCCTCCCGGGCCTGGGCATCGACGGCGAGGACGCGGAGTAG
- a CDS encoding lysophospholipid acyltransferase family protein encodes MADAKVIPFDDDRSRGSAVARPSRRRGAGSRRKNGEPAQVLELGEIGENGPVGEVQPLHTGAPGLDDVPVTGEERPDEAGGGLERRIAGGLSFLRRRLTGDYEVDDFGYDEELTDQVLMSLLRPLYEKYFRVEVKGVENIPAEGGALIVANHSGTLPLDGLMMQVAVHDQHPAGRHLRLLAADLVFVLPVVNELARKLGHTLACAEDAERLLGQGELVGVMPEGFKGIGKPFNERYKLQRFGRGGFVSTALRKGVPIIPCSIVGAEEIYPMIGNAKTLARVLGIPYFPLTPTFPWLGPLGAIPLPTKWTIQFGEPIPTDGYPPEAAEDPMLMFNLTDQVREQIQHTLYKLLVQRRSVFF; translated from the coding sequence ATGGCGGACGCCAAGGTCATTCCGTTCGACGACGACCGGTCCCGGGGGAGCGCCGTGGCGCGGCCGTCCCGGCGACGGGGCGCGGGGAGCCGGCGCAAGAACGGCGAGCCCGCGCAGGTCCTGGAACTCGGCGAAATCGGTGAGAACGGCCCGGTCGGCGAGGTCCAGCCCCTGCACACCGGGGCGCCCGGGCTGGATGATGTTCCTGTGACGGGTGAGGAACGGCCTGATGAGGCCGGGGGCGGCTTGGAGCGGCGGATCGCGGGCGGGTTGTCCTTCCTGCGACGGCGGCTCACGGGCGATTACGAGGTCGACGACTTCGGCTACGACGAGGAGCTGACCGACCAGGTCCTGATGTCCCTGCTGCGGCCGCTGTACGAGAAGTACTTCCGGGTCGAGGTGAAGGGCGTCGAGAACATTCCGGCCGAGGGCGGGGCGCTGATCGTCGCCAACCACTCCGGGACGCTGCCGCTGGACGGCCTGATGATGCAGGTAGCCGTCCACGACCAGCACCCCGCGGGCCGTCACTTGCGGTTGCTCGCCGCCGATCTCGTCTTCGTGCTGCCGGTCGTCAACGAGTTGGCGCGCAAGCTCGGGCACACGCTCGCCTGCGCGGAGGACGCCGAACGGCTGCTCGGCCAGGGCGAGCTCGTCGGGGTGATGCCGGAGGGCTTCAAGGGCATCGGGAAGCCGTTCAACGAGCGGTACAAGCTTCAGCGGTTCGGCCGGGGCGGCTTCGTCTCGACGGCCCTGCGCAAGGGCGTCCCGATCATTCCCTGCTCGATCGTCGGGGCCGAGGAGATCTACCCGATGATCGGCAACGCCAAGACGCTGGCCCGGGTGCTGGGCATCCCGTACTTCCCGCTGACGCCGACGTTCCCGTGGCTGGGCCCGTTGGGCGCGATCCCGCTGCCGACGAAGTGGACGATCCAGTTCGGCGAGCCGATCCCGACGGACGGTTATCCGCCGGAGGCGGCGGAGGATCCGATGCTGATGTTCAACCTCACGGATCAGGTACGCGAACAGATCCAGCACACGCTGTACAAGCTGCTGGTGCAGCGGCGCTCGGTGTTCTTCTAG
- a CDS encoding glutaredoxin family protein yields MTPLFRRRTDAHERSVTLIRKAGCHLCDDAERVIARVCGELGVPWEEKDIADDRDLYEQYWEQIPVVLVDGRQHTFWRVDEGRLRKELAG; encoded by the coding sequence ATGACTCCCCTCTTCCGACGCCGGACCGACGCGCACGAGCGGTCGGTCACTCTCATCCGCAAGGCGGGCTGCCATCTGTGCGACGACGCGGAGCGGGTGATCGCGCGGGTCTGCGGGGAGCTCGGTGTGCCCTGGGAGGAGAAGGACATCGCCGACGACCGCGACCTGTACGAGCAGTACTGGGAGCAGATCCCGGTGGTCCTGGTGGACGGCAGGCAGCACACCTTCTGGCGGGTGGACGAGGGGCGACTCCGCAAGGAGCTCGCCGGATGA
- the hemC gene encoding hydroxymethylbilane synthase → MSTKALRLGTRRSKLAMAQSGQVADAVSRVTGRPVELVEITTYGDVSREQLAQIGGTGVFVTALRDALARGEVDFAVHSLKDLPTTQPEDLVLAAVPVREDPRDVIVARDALKFTDLPRGARIGTGSPRRMAQLNAYARSHGLDIETVPIRGNVDTRIRYVHDGELDAVVLAAAGLSRIGRIDEVTDFLSIDTVLPAPGQGALAIECAAHDAALIASLGELDDPFTRVAVTAERSLLAALEAGCSAPVGALADLLADGQIVKEMRLRGVVGTTDGARTVQLSTTGPVPETHDGAMALGRELAAEMLAQGAAGLMGERAQ, encoded by the coding sequence ATGAGTACGAAAGCACTGAGACTGGGGACCAGGCGCAGCAAACTCGCCATGGCCCAGTCCGGGCAGGTCGCGGACGCCGTGAGCCGGGTGACCGGACGGCCCGTGGAACTCGTCGAGATCACCACCTACGGCGACGTCTCCCGAGAGCAGCTGGCGCAGATCGGCGGCACGGGCGTCTTCGTGACCGCGCTGCGCGACGCGCTGGCGAGGGGTGAGGTCGACTTCGCGGTTCACTCGCTGAAGGACCTCCCCACCACGCAGCCCGAGGACCTGGTCCTGGCCGCCGTGCCGGTGCGCGAGGATCCCCGTGACGTGATCGTCGCCCGGGACGCGCTGAAGTTCACCGACCTGCCGCGCGGGGCGCGCATCGGCACCGGCTCGCCGCGCCGCATGGCGCAGCTGAACGCGTACGCGCGCAGCCACGGGCTGGACATAGAGACCGTGCCGATACGCGGGAACGTCGACACCCGGATCCGGTACGTGCACGACGGCGAGCTGGACGCGGTGGTGCTGGCCGCGGCCGGCCTGAGCCGCATCGGCCGCATCGACGAGGTCACCGACTTCCTGTCGATAGACACGGTTCTGCCCGCTCCCGGCCAGGGAGCACTGGCGATCGAATGCGCCGCGCACGACGCGGCGCTGATCGCCTCGCTCGGCGAACTCGACGACCCCTTCACCCGGGTCGCCGTCACTGCCGAAAGGTCCCTGCTCGCCGCCCTGGAGGCCGGCTGCAGCGCCCCTGTGGGCGCGCTGGCCGACCTTCTGGCCGACGGGCAGATTGTCAAGGAGATGCGCCTGCGCGGCGTCGTCGGCACCACCGACGGCGCTCGCACGGTGCAGCTGTCCACCACCGGTCCCGTGCCCGAGACGCACGACGGGGCAATGGCGCTCGGTCGCGAACTCGCCGCCGAGATGCTCGCCCAGGGCGCGGCCGGTCTGATGGGGGAGCGAGCACAGTGA
- a CDS encoding ECF subfamily RNA polymerase sigma factor, BldN family: MYPHVGVDTSGLATLRATVATVQDLLRGFVPTAYAGPAFATAAPAVGPCYALAEGSAAVGRRGRSTSGATTATRRPAADSDSARMMDLVERAQAGEADAFGRLYDQYSDTVYRYIYYRVGGKATAEDLTSETFLRALRRIGTFTWQGRDFGAWLVTIARNLVADHFKSSRFRLEVTTGEMLDANEVERSPEDSVLESLSNAALLDAVRRLNPQQQECVTLRFLQGLSVAETARVMGKNEGAIKTLQYRAVRTLARLLPEDAR, from the coding sequence GTGTACCCACACGTCGGGGTTGACACCTCGGGCCTGGCTACGCTGCGCGCAACGGTCGCTACGGTCCAGGACCTGTTGCGCGGCTTCGTCCCCACCGCGTACGCCGGCCCCGCCTTCGCCACCGCCGCTCCGGCGGTGGGCCCCTGCTACGCACTGGCGGAAGGCAGCGCCGCGGTCGGCAGAAGAGGGCGCTCGACCAGCGGCGCGACCACCGCCACCCGCCGACCGGCCGCCGACAGCGACAGCGCCCGGATGATGGACCTCGTCGAACGAGCTCAGGCCGGCGAGGCCGACGCCTTCGGGCGGCTGTACGACCAGTACAGCGACACCGTGTACCGCTACATCTACTACCGGGTGGGCGGCAAGGCGACCGCCGAGGACCTCACCAGCGAGACGTTCCTGCGCGCCCTGCGCCGCATCGGGACGTTCACCTGGCAGGGCCGCGACTTCGGCGCCTGGCTCGTCACCATCGCCCGCAACCTCGTGGCCGACCACTTCAAGTCGAGCCGCTTCCGGCTCGAGGTGACCACCGGCGAGATGCTCGACGCCAACGAGGTCGAGCGCTCCCCCGAGGACTCCGTCCTGGAGTCCCTGTCCAACGCCGCACTGCTGGACGCGGTGCGGCGGCTCAACCCCCAGCAGCAGGAGTGTGTGACGCTCCGGTTCCTGCAGGGTCTCTCCGTCGCCGAGACCGCTCGGGTGATGGGCAAGAACGAGGGCGCCATCAAGACCCTCCAGTACCGGGCCGTCCGCACCCTCGCCCGGCTGCTGCCGGAAGACGCCCGCTGA